One window of the Mixophyes fleayi isolate aMixFle1 chromosome 6, aMixFle1.hap1, whole genome shotgun sequence genome contains the following:
- the NCOA5 gene encoding nuclear receptor coactivator 5 isoform X2 has protein sequence MPRQKIKNRTDSEDPNDLDRRIFVGNLPTNQMSREDMEGLFSKYGKISGLTLFRGYGFVQFEREEDAEAAVKGEKGRPYKGYRLDINKAAERRNMNKAPSRSSPTRRELYDYEDSQEPRRDRSPLRSSPRRDSREPRDNRDSRTARDTREVREQRDVRDTRDSRDLREGHNTRDARDPRDAHVLRDARDLRDSRDLRDPRDIRDAREIRLRDPRDVRELQNPLIDRYREGHDPLYRFDDVFDKYRLDELYRKKEDFFDRYRDPLDRHPDERFKREERRREELYRQYFEDIQRRVDAERPVDCSVVVVNKQSKEYAESVGRKVRDLGMMVDLIFLNTEVSLTQALEDVTRGGSPFAIVITQQHQAHRSCTVNILFGTPQEHRNMPLADAMVLVARHYERFKTETREKEREDIARQAAKLSAEAILKERGPSLEEGIRGPHPPGIMTLLGLIADNRYVTADEIDKVILYLRERKERLLAMSADPLTSLSRPSLGPSSAPSHEGASTIASNQTLQMTQQLTSTPATQTVSNPQQELQAKILSLFNSGASTAAANPSISAAGSVGAPGQSYGNMSNNQQRASVQMDASSLGPSSQRSQPVLGQLPNSMVQGEGIRGAVPRPVPSPQMQGLYGQLPNRGQAPGNIPSQRPGASSGINFDNPSVQKALDTLIQSGPALSHLVSQTAGQAVRSGPPQQPAMGSYPRHY, from the exons ATGCCTCGTCAAAAGATCAAGAATCGAACAGACAGCGAGGATCCCAACGATTTAGACCGAAGAATTTTTGTCGGCAATTTACCCACAAACCAGATGAGTCGTGAAGATATGGAAGGCCTGTTTTCCAAATATGGAAAGATTAGTG GCCTCACTCTGTTCCGTGGCTATGGGTTTGTGCAATTTGAACGTGAAGAAGATGCAGAAGCTGCAGTGAAGGGTGAAAAGGGTCGTCCTTATAAAGGGTATAGATTAG ATATTAACAAGGCAGCGGAAAGAAGAAACATGAATAAGGCTCCATCCAGGTCCAGTCCAACACGAAG AGAATTGTATGACTATGAGGACAGCCAGGAGCCAAGACGTGATCGCTCCCCTCTACGCTCAAGCCCCAGGAGAGACAGTAGAGAACCGCGAGATAATAGAGATTCACGAACAGCTCGGGACACTCGCGAAGTACGGGAACAAAGAGATGTAAGAGATACTCGTGACTCCAGAGATTTGAGAGAAGGCCACAATACTAGGGATGCACGTGATCCCCGGGATGCTCATGTCCTCAGAGATGCACGTGACCTTAGAGATTCAAGAGATCTTCGTGACCCAAGAGACATAAGAGATGCTAGGGAAATACGCCTACGTGATCCCCGTGATGTAAGAGAGCTACAAAATCCATTGATTGACCGTTACCGAGAAGGGCATGATCCATTATACAG ATTTGATGATGTGTTTGATAAGTATCGGCTTGATGAGTTGTATCGAAAGAAAGAGGACTTCTTTGATCGTTATAGAGATCCCCTGGATAGACACCCAGATG AACGCTTTAAGCGTGAGGAGCGTCGACGAGAGGAGCTATACAGGCAATATTTTGAGGACATTCAGAGGAGAGTTGATGCTGAACGCCCTGTAGACTGCTCTGTTGTGGTTGTTAACAAACAGTCAAA GGAGTATGCAGAGTCTGTGGGGCGGAAGGTCCGTGACCTGGGCATGATGGTGGACTTGATATTTTTGAATACAGAGGTATCTTTAACGCAAGCTTTGGAAGATGTTACTAGAGGAGGCTCACCTTTTGCAATTGTGATAACCCAGCAGCACCAGGCTCATCGATCTTGCACTGTGAATATCTTGTTTGGAACTCCCCAAG AACATCGAAATATGCCACTTGCTGATGCCATGGTGCTTGTGGCAAGACACTATGAACGCTTCAAAACAGAGACCCGGGAGAAGGAACGTGAAGATATTGCACGGCAAGCTGCCAAGCTGTCTGCAGAAGCTATCTTAAAAGAGCGTGGTCCATCTCTGGAGGAGGGAATAAGAGGCCCTCATCCTCCAGGGATAATGACTCTTCTTGGGTTGATTGCCGATAATCGATATGTTACTGCAGATGAAATAGACAAAGTTATTCTCTATTTACGGGAGCGAAAGGAGAGGCTGCTGGCCATGTCCGCTGACCCATTAACAT CACTCTCAAGGCCATCATTGGGACCATCTTCAGCACCTTCACATGAAGGAGCATCTACCATTGCCAGCAATCAAACCTTGCAGATGACTCAACAGCTGACTTCTACACCAGCGACTCAAACTGTGAGCAACCCTCAAcaggagctgcaagcaaaaattcTCAGTCTGTTCAACAGCGGAGCTTCTACTGCTGCTGCCAACCCATCCATTTCTGCAGCAGGATCTGTAGGTGCCCCAGGCCAAAGCTATGGAAATATGTCCAACAATCAACAACGGGCATCAGTGCAGATGGATGCATCAAGTCTTGGCCCGTCTTCACAGAGATCTCAGCCTGTCTTGGGCCAGCTTCCTAATTCCATGGTCCAAGGTGAAGGCATAAGGGGTGCAGTGCCAAGACCTGTACCCTCTCCACAGATGCAGGGTTTATATGGGCAACTTCCAAATCGTGGTCAAGCACCTGGCAATATACCTAGTCAGAGACCAGGAGCATCTTCAGGCATAAACTTTGATAACCCTAGTGTGCAGAAGGCTCTGGACACACTGATCCAGAGTGGGCCTGCGCTTTCTCACTTGGTGAGCCAGACGGCAGGACAGGCTGTACGCAGTGGGCCCCCACAACAGCCTGCTATGGGCTCTTATCCCCGTCACTATTAG
- the NCOA5 gene encoding nuclear receptor coactivator 5 isoform X1, translating into MPRQKIKNRTDSEDPNDLDRRIFVGNLPTNQMSREDMEGLFSKYGKISGLTLFRGYGFVQFEREEDAEAAVKGEKGRPYKGYRLDINKAAERRNMNKAPSRSSPTRRELYDYEDSQEPRRDRSPLRSSPRRDSREPRDNRDSRTARDTREVREQRDVRDTRDSRDLREGHNTRDARDPRDAHVLRDARDLRDSRDLRDPRDIRDAREIRLRDPRDVRELQNPLIDRYREGHDPLYRFDDVFDKYRLDELYRKKEDFFDRYRDPLDRHPDERFKREERRREELYRQYFEDIQRRVDAERPVDCSVVVVNKQSKEYAESVGRKVRDLGMMVDLIFLNTEVSLTQALEDVTRGGSPFAIVITQQHQAHRSCTVNILFGTPQGKEHRNMPLADAMVLVARHYERFKTETREKEREDIARQAAKLSAEAILKERGPSLEEGIRGPHPPGIMTLLGLIADNRYVTADEIDKVILYLRERKERLLAMSADPLTSLSRPSLGPSSAPSHEGASTIASNQTLQMTQQLTSTPATQTVSNPQQELQAKILSLFNSGASTAAANPSISAAGSVGAPGQSYGNMSNNQQRASVQMDASSLGPSSQRSQPVLGQLPNSMVQGEGIRGAVPRPVPSPQMQGLYGQLPNRGQAPGNIPSQRPGASSGINFDNPSVQKALDTLIQSGPALSHLVSQTAGQAVRSGPPQQPAMGSYPRHY; encoded by the exons ATGCCTCGTCAAAAGATCAAGAATCGAACAGACAGCGAGGATCCCAACGATTTAGACCGAAGAATTTTTGTCGGCAATTTACCCACAAACCAGATGAGTCGTGAAGATATGGAAGGCCTGTTTTCCAAATATGGAAAGATTAGTG GCCTCACTCTGTTCCGTGGCTATGGGTTTGTGCAATTTGAACGTGAAGAAGATGCAGAAGCTGCAGTGAAGGGTGAAAAGGGTCGTCCTTATAAAGGGTATAGATTAG ATATTAACAAGGCAGCGGAAAGAAGAAACATGAATAAGGCTCCATCCAGGTCCAGTCCAACACGAAG AGAATTGTATGACTATGAGGACAGCCAGGAGCCAAGACGTGATCGCTCCCCTCTACGCTCAAGCCCCAGGAGAGACAGTAGAGAACCGCGAGATAATAGAGATTCACGAACAGCTCGGGACACTCGCGAAGTACGGGAACAAAGAGATGTAAGAGATACTCGTGACTCCAGAGATTTGAGAGAAGGCCACAATACTAGGGATGCACGTGATCCCCGGGATGCTCATGTCCTCAGAGATGCACGTGACCTTAGAGATTCAAGAGATCTTCGTGACCCAAGAGACATAAGAGATGCTAGGGAAATACGCCTACGTGATCCCCGTGATGTAAGAGAGCTACAAAATCCATTGATTGACCGTTACCGAGAAGGGCATGATCCATTATACAG ATTTGATGATGTGTTTGATAAGTATCGGCTTGATGAGTTGTATCGAAAGAAAGAGGACTTCTTTGATCGTTATAGAGATCCCCTGGATAGACACCCAGATG AACGCTTTAAGCGTGAGGAGCGTCGACGAGAGGAGCTATACAGGCAATATTTTGAGGACATTCAGAGGAGAGTTGATGCTGAACGCCCTGTAGACTGCTCTGTTGTGGTTGTTAACAAACAGTCAAA GGAGTATGCAGAGTCTGTGGGGCGGAAGGTCCGTGACCTGGGCATGATGGTGGACTTGATATTTTTGAATACAGAGGTATCTTTAACGCAAGCTTTGGAAGATGTTACTAGAGGAGGCTCACCTTTTGCAATTGTGATAACCCAGCAGCACCAGGCTCATCGATCTTGCACTGTGAATATCTTGTTTGGAACTCCCCAAGGTAAAG AACATCGAAATATGCCACTTGCTGATGCCATGGTGCTTGTGGCAAGACACTATGAACGCTTCAAAACAGAGACCCGGGAGAAGGAACGTGAAGATATTGCACGGCAAGCTGCCAAGCTGTCTGCAGAAGCTATCTTAAAAGAGCGTGGTCCATCTCTGGAGGAGGGAATAAGAGGCCCTCATCCTCCAGGGATAATGACTCTTCTTGGGTTGATTGCCGATAATCGATATGTTACTGCAGATGAAATAGACAAAGTTATTCTCTATTTACGGGAGCGAAAGGAGAGGCTGCTGGCCATGTCCGCTGACCCATTAACAT CACTCTCAAGGCCATCATTGGGACCATCTTCAGCACCTTCACATGAAGGAGCATCTACCATTGCCAGCAATCAAACCTTGCAGATGACTCAACAGCTGACTTCTACACCAGCGACTCAAACTGTGAGCAACCCTCAAcaggagctgcaagcaaaaattcTCAGTCTGTTCAACAGCGGAGCTTCTACTGCTGCTGCCAACCCATCCATTTCTGCAGCAGGATCTGTAGGTGCCCCAGGCCAAAGCTATGGAAATATGTCCAACAATCAACAACGGGCATCAGTGCAGATGGATGCATCAAGTCTTGGCCCGTCTTCACAGAGATCTCAGCCTGTCTTGGGCCAGCTTCCTAATTCCATGGTCCAAGGTGAAGGCATAAGGGGTGCAGTGCCAAGACCTGTACCCTCTCCACAGATGCAGGGTTTATATGGGCAACTTCCAAATCGTGGTCAAGCACCTGGCAATATACCTAGTCAGAGACCAGGAGCATCTTCAGGCATAAACTTTGATAACCCTAGTGTGCAGAAGGCTCTGGACACACTGATCCAGAGTGGGCCTGCGCTTTCTCACTTGGTGAGCCAGACGGCAGGACAGGCTGTACGCAGTGGGCCCCCACAACAGCCTGCTATGGGCTCTTATCCCCGTCACTATTAG
- the NCOA5 gene encoding nuclear receptor coactivator 5 isoform X3 has product MNKAPSRSSPTRRELYDYEDSQEPRRDRSPLRSSPRRDSREPRDNRDSRTARDTREVREQRDVRDTRDSRDLREGHNTRDARDPRDAHVLRDARDLRDSRDLRDPRDIRDAREIRLRDPRDVRELQNPLIDRYREGHDPLYRFDDVFDKYRLDELYRKKEDFFDRYRDPLDRHPDERFKREERRREELYRQYFEDIQRRVDAERPVDCSVVVVNKQSKEYAESVGRKVRDLGMMVDLIFLNTEVSLTQALEDVTRGGSPFAIVITQQHQAHRSCTVNILFGTPQGKEHRNMPLADAMVLVARHYERFKTETREKEREDIARQAAKLSAEAILKERGPSLEEGIRGPHPPGIMTLLGLIADNRYVTADEIDKVILYLRERKERLLAMSADPLTSLSRPSLGPSSAPSHEGASTIASNQTLQMTQQLTSTPATQTVSNPQQELQAKILSLFNSGASTAAANPSISAAGSVGAPGQSYGNMSNNQQRASVQMDASSLGPSSQRSQPVLGQLPNSMVQGEGIRGAVPRPVPSPQMQGLYGQLPNRGQAPGNIPSQRPGASSGINFDNPSVQKALDTLIQSGPALSHLVSQTAGQAVRSGPPQQPAMGSYPRHY; this is encoded by the exons ATGAATAAGGCTCCATCCAGGTCCAGTCCAACACGAAG AGAATTGTATGACTATGAGGACAGCCAGGAGCCAAGACGTGATCGCTCCCCTCTACGCTCAAGCCCCAGGAGAGACAGTAGAGAACCGCGAGATAATAGAGATTCACGAACAGCTCGGGACACTCGCGAAGTACGGGAACAAAGAGATGTAAGAGATACTCGTGACTCCAGAGATTTGAGAGAAGGCCACAATACTAGGGATGCACGTGATCCCCGGGATGCTCATGTCCTCAGAGATGCACGTGACCTTAGAGATTCAAGAGATCTTCGTGACCCAAGAGACATAAGAGATGCTAGGGAAATACGCCTACGTGATCCCCGTGATGTAAGAGAGCTACAAAATCCATTGATTGACCGTTACCGAGAAGGGCATGATCCATTATACAG ATTTGATGATGTGTTTGATAAGTATCGGCTTGATGAGTTGTATCGAAAGAAAGAGGACTTCTTTGATCGTTATAGAGATCCCCTGGATAGACACCCAGATG AACGCTTTAAGCGTGAGGAGCGTCGACGAGAGGAGCTATACAGGCAATATTTTGAGGACATTCAGAGGAGAGTTGATGCTGAACGCCCTGTAGACTGCTCTGTTGTGGTTGTTAACAAACAGTCAAA GGAGTATGCAGAGTCTGTGGGGCGGAAGGTCCGTGACCTGGGCATGATGGTGGACTTGATATTTTTGAATACAGAGGTATCTTTAACGCAAGCTTTGGAAGATGTTACTAGAGGAGGCTCACCTTTTGCAATTGTGATAACCCAGCAGCACCAGGCTCATCGATCTTGCACTGTGAATATCTTGTTTGGAACTCCCCAAGGTAAAG AACATCGAAATATGCCACTTGCTGATGCCATGGTGCTTGTGGCAAGACACTATGAACGCTTCAAAACAGAGACCCGGGAGAAGGAACGTGAAGATATTGCACGGCAAGCTGCCAAGCTGTCTGCAGAAGCTATCTTAAAAGAGCGTGGTCCATCTCTGGAGGAGGGAATAAGAGGCCCTCATCCTCCAGGGATAATGACTCTTCTTGGGTTGATTGCCGATAATCGATATGTTACTGCAGATGAAATAGACAAAGTTATTCTCTATTTACGGGAGCGAAAGGAGAGGCTGCTGGCCATGTCCGCTGACCCATTAACAT CACTCTCAAGGCCATCATTGGGACCATCTTCAGCACCTTCACATGAAGGAGCATCTACCATTGCCAGCAATCAAACCTTGCAGATGACTCAACAGCTGACTTCTACACCAGCGACTCAAACTGTGAGCAACCCTCAAcaggagctgcaagcaaaaattcTCAGTCTGTTCAACAGCGGAGCTTCTACTGCTGCTGCCAACCCATCCATTTCTGCAGCAGGATCTGTAGGTGCCCCAGGCCAAAGCTATGGAAATATGTCCAACAATCAACAACGGGCATCAGTGCAGATGGATGCATCAAGTCTTGGCCCGTCTTCACAGAGATCTCAGCCTGTCTTGGGCCAGCTTCCTAATTCCATGGTCCAAGGTGAAGGCATAAGGGGTGCAGTGCCAAGACCTGTACCCTCTCCACAGATGCAGGGTTTATATGGGCAACTTCCAAATCGTGGTCAAGCACCTGGCAATATACCTAGTCAGAGACCAGGAGCATCTTCAGGCATAAACTTTGATAACCCTAGTGTGCAGAAGGCTCTGGACACACTGATCCAGAGTGGGCCTGCGCTTTCTCACTTGGTGAGCCAGACGGCAGGACAGGCTGTACGCAGTGGGCCCCCACAACAGCCTGCTATGGGCTCTTATCCCCGTCACTATTAG